One Corynebacterium aurimucosum genomic window, GCGACCGTAGAAATCGATTGCTTCGTGGTTGGGGTAGAACTCGTTGGCTTCGATGGTTTCGGTGACGCGGCGGGGAACTCCGTGGGCACCAGCGGTGAGGACGTCGACGACGGAGGGGCCTTTACCGCCCTTGTTCCAGCCGCCTTCGAATTGGTGTGCAGCAACAGCGCCGCCCCAGAGGAAATCCGGATTGAGTGTCGTGGTCATTTACTTGGCTCCTTCTGCGTGAGTCTGGTTCGAGGACTTGGCTTCAACGGCCATGAGCTCGTTTCCATGAGTGGTACGGGTTGATGGATGGATGATGACATCAGCGAACTTTTTCGTATTCGTGATGATCACTGGCGTAGTGAGGGAATAGCCCGCTTGGGTAATCAATTGAGCATCAAATTCAACCAATAAGTCTCCTTCTTCGACGCGCTGTCCCTTTGTAACGTGACTGGTGAATGGCTTTCCCTTGAGCGCGACCGTGTCTAGGCCGATGTGGACCAGAACTTCAACGCCGTCATCTGAAATGATCCCTACAGCGTGTTTGGATGGAAGGACTGTCGCAACAGTGCCATCGAAGGGCGCGTAAACCTTGTTGTCGGTCGGTTCTACGGCCACGCCCTCGCCCATGGTGCCCTGTGCAAAGACCGGATCGTCCACCTCGTTAAGAGCGAGAACTGTGCCAGTCACAGGGCTTGAGATGTGGAAGACGGTCTCTTTTTGGGAGAGCTGGTTGTGGTATTCAGCGGATGCGGCATCGGAGTCGGGGGAGCTGTCGGTTGCTTCGGCAGGGGCCTCGGCGAGCACATCCGTGAAACCAACAAAGTAGACGCCGATGACGGCTCCGAAGAATGCTACAGCGCAGCCAATAATCTCTCCCATGAGCGAGTTCGTTCCAGGTTCGTAGGCATTCATGATGGTGAGCACGCCAGGTAGTCCTGCATAGACGTATTGCAGGGAACCGAAGAGGGACACCACAATGGCGCCTGCCGCACCCGCGACACAGCCCACAATGAATGGCTTCTTTAGGCGGAGTGTAACGCCATAAATAGCGGGTTCAGTGATGCCGAAGACGCCGGTCAGGGAAGCGGATGCGGCGACCTTCTTCATTTCGGGGCTGCGAGACTTGAGGAAGACTCCGAAGGCCGCTCCAACCTGAGCAATCACCGCAGCGGTCTGGAAGGCCTGGAAGGGGTCTGAGCCATACTGTTCAAAGTTTGCGAGGACCATTGGGGTAACGCCCCAGTGCACACCAAAAATGACGATTACCTGCCAGAAACCACCTACCATGGCTGCGGCGACAGGGGGAGCAACATCGACCAACCAGTTGAAACCGTCTGCAATGAGAATTGCGCCCTGGTTGGATAGAGGGCCAATAATCAGAACAGTGAGTGGCACGGCGATGATGAGGCAGAACAGCGGGGTAAACAGCTGCGTGATGACCTCAGGTAGGTGCTTCCGGAAAAACCTTTCGAGGTAAGACAATCCCTACACGACGAAAAGGGGTGGAAGCACAGTTGAGGTGTATGTGGTCTCGCTCAATCCAAAACCGAAAAGCGAAATGTGTTCGCCCTCGGCCACACGTGAGGCAATGTCGGCCATTTCTGGGGCGACGAGAGCGCCAACGGCGGCGACAGAGATGAATGTGTTGGTCTTGAAGAATTGCGAGGCGGTGATCGCGATGAGGATGGGGAGGAAAGTAAAAGGCGCCCAGCTCATGAGCGAGAAAATCTCGTATGTACCTGTCTCACCAAACTCCGGCCAGGCGGCAGTGATGAGGATGAGCGCACCTTGGATAAGGCCCGCTGCGGCGAGTACGTAAATGAAGGGGGCAAAGACCGCCGACATCATAGCGATGATGCGGTTCATGAGGGTGGGTTTATTGTCCTCGTCATCAATCTGCTGTTCATTAGGATCGATTCCTAGCTGATCAATGGCAGCTTCGTAGACCTCTCCCACGCGGTTGCCGATGACGATTTGGAACTGCCCTCCCTTCTCGACGGTTGTGATGACGCCGGGCAGATTCTCAATCTTGGTGTGGGCGTCTTCGGGAGTGCTCTTCAGGACAAGGCGCAGGCGAGTGGCGCACCGAGCAATTCCTGTGATGTTAGATGGCCCGCCGACCAAAGTGATGATGTCGTGGGCAAGCTTTGGATAATCACGCACCGAGGCGGTCATGATGTCCTCACTTTCGTTCTTAGGCTTTCGAAAAGTCCCAAAACGAAAAAGACTCGCGAGAGCAATGAAGCTGAAGTCCCTTTCGTTAAAGGGGATTCCGCTTCAGGTTCTTGCCTCTTGCGAGTAACAGGCCTGATAGCCGATATGTGACACTATAGCCCCTCTTGTGGCAGGGCACAAGAGGGGCTAGCTGTGACGTGGATTAAGCGGCTTTATCTGGAGCGTTGGCTAGCCAGCCGAGGTTGTAAAGGAAGAGTTCAACCTCTGTGAGATCCTCTTCGCTGGGAAAGGAGTTGGTCAGCGCCGCGTAGGACTCTTCGATGTCGGTGCGGGTGGCTGGGACGAGGCCGTGCTTGTGCAGATCTTCGGCGATCTGCGATACCAGCGGCGCCGGGTGCACCGTGTCAAGGTTGATTCCGGTGGCACTCTTGAATTCGTTAGTGATGGCGGAAAGGAATCCGGTCAGGGTATTCATTTGGCTCACCTCTCTATTTCTTGTCGTAATGATGCGGCCGTCCGCATCATGGGGTTAAACCAACTATATAGGTAAAGTTCTCTAAAAGCTAGCTTTCGTTCACGGCGAGTTAACTTTCAGTTAACCTAGCGCGAAATATGAGGTGAGAAACGAGCGCCTTTTAAGCCTCAATGGGCAGCCAGGCGTAGCCATAGGGCCCGAGCTCCACAGGGCCTAGGTCGACGGTCTGATCCGTGAAGTTGTGCAGGCACAACAACTCACCGCGCTGGAATCCCAGAACGCCCGTCTGACCGGTTTCCACGGCTTCGAAAGGTGCGGTGCCGAGTTCCGGATGTGCCTTACGCTGCTGGATTAGACCGCGGAGGCTGTGGAGGAGCGAGGAGTCGTCGGCAAGCTGCTCTTTCACTGAGACCCCTACGCCGCCGACGATGGGACGGCGCGGGTGAGCGGATGTAGTGAAACCTGCGCCCTCACCGGGCTCCCATTGCATGGGCGTGCGCACGGCATCGCGGTCGGGCAATTCGGGGGCATCGTTCATACCAATCTCATCGCCGTAATACAGGAAGGGCGCACCCGGCAGAGTCATGAGAAGTGAATAAAAAAGCTCAATCTTGCGGTAATCATTGCCCAACAGCGGCGCGAGGCGCCGCGCGATGCCCACGTGGGCGCGCATCTGCTCATCCGGCAGGTAGTGCTCGTACATGATGGCGCGCTGGTCCTCGTCGACCATTTCTAGGGTCAGCTCGTCGTGGTTGCGCAGGAAGGTGCCCCACTGACAACCCTGGGGAAGCTCCGGAAGCTCCGCCATGATGTCGTAGACCGGTGTGGCGTCCCCCAGCGCGAGGGCTTGGTAAAGCCGCGGCATCACTGGGAAGTTGAACACCATGTGGAAGCGATTGCCCGTGCCATAAAACTCCATGGTTTCTTCGGGCGGCTGGTTAGCCTCCGCGATCATGATGGCCTCGGGGTAATTCTCGTCGATGAAGGCGCGGACCTTCTCCACAAACTCGACCGTCTCCGGCAGAGACTCGCCGCCCACCCCATCACGCTCGTACAGGTAGGCGATGGCATCGAGGCGGAAGCCGTCCACGCCCTTATCTAGCCAGAAGGAAAGAATCTTGAATACTTCCTCGTGGACCTTCGGGTTGTCGTAGTTTAGGTCCGGCTGGTGTGAGTAGAAGCGGTGGAAGTAGTACTGCTTGCGCTCCGGGTCCCATGCCCAATTCGAGGTTTCCGTATCGGTGAAGATAATGCGGATCTCGGGGTAGCGCAGGGGATCATCGCCCCACACGTAATAGTCGCCGTAAGGGCCTTCCGGATCGGTGCGGGAGGCCTGGAACCACGGATGAACGGTAGAGGTGTGGTTGAAAGCCAAATCCGTCATGAGGCGCATGCCACGAGCGTGAAGTTCGGTGACGAGCTCGTCAAAGTCTTCCATCGTGCCGTAGTCAGGGTGAATGGAGTAGTAGTCGGCGATGTCATAGCCGTCATCGCGCAGCGGGGAGGGATAGAAGGGGGAGAGCCACAGGCAGTCCACTCCGAGCCACTTGAGGTAATCCAGCTTCTCAATAACTCCACGTAGCGTGCCAACGCCTTCGCCGTGGGTGTCCTTGTACGAGCCCACGAGGGCCTGGTAGAAAATGGCGTTATCGTGCCAGGTCATCGGAGATCCTTCCGTTTGGCCCGCCACAGCAGAAACTCCGCCAGGCACAGCGCGCCCGCCAGGAGCCCCGGCCAGATGGCGGGGGAGGGGTGAAAAAGATTGAGGACTGCTTGCACCAGCGCTAGGAAGGCAAAGAAGCCAACGAATCCCAGCGCGGTGTCCCATAGCAGTTCACGGCGCATTAAGCCTTGACACCTCCGGCGGTGAGGCCGGCGACGATGCGGTGCTGGAAGATGAGCACCATGATGATGAGCGGAACCGTTACCAGCGCGCCCGCGGCCATGGTGGCGGCATAGGGGTACTCGAAGGCCGAGGGGCCCGAGAAACGCGCGATAGCCACGGTCACCGGCTCAGTAGCAGTGGTGGATAGCTGCTTGGCCAGCATGAACTCGTTCCACGTTGTGATGAAAGCGATGATGGCGGTGGTAAACAGC contains:
- the treS gene encoding maltose alpha-D-glucosyltransferase yields the protein MTWHDNAIFYQALVGSYKDTHGEGVGTLRGVIEKLDYLKWLGVDCLWLSPFYPSPLRDDGYDIADYYSIHPDYGTMEDFDELVTELHARGMRLMTDLAFNHTSTVHPWFQASRTDPEGPYGDYYVWGDDPLRYPEIRIIFTDTETSNWAWDPERKQYYFHRFYSHQPDLNYDNPKVHEEVFKILSFWLDKGVDGFRLDAIAYLYERDGVGGESLPETVEFVEKVRAFIDENYPEAIMIAEANQPPEETMEFYGTGNRFHMVFNFPVMPRLYQALALGDATPVYDIMAELPELPQGCQWGTFLRNHDELTLEMVDEDQRAIMYEHYLPDEQMRAHVGIARRLAPLLGNDYRKIELFYSLLMTLPGAPFLYYGDEIGMNDAPELPDRDAVRTPMQWEPGEGAGFTTSAHPRRPIVGGVGVSVKEQLADDSSLLHSLRGLIQQRKAHPELGTAPFEAVETGQTGVLGFQRGELLCLHNFTDQTVDLGPVELGPYGYAWLPIEA
- a CDS encoding glucose PTS transporter subunit IIA, with the protein product MSYLERFFRKHLPEVITQLFTPLFCLIIAVPLTVLIIGPLSNQGAILIADGFNWLVDVAPPVAAAMVGGFWQVIVIFGVHWGVTPMVLANFEQYGSDPFQAFQTAAVIAQVGAAFGVFLKSRSPEMKKVAASASLTGVFGITEPAIYGVTLRLKKPFIVGCVAGAAGAIVVSLFGSLQYVYAGLPGVLTIMNAYEPGTNSLMGEIIGCAVAFFGAVIGVYFVGFTDVLAEAPAEATDSSPDSDAASAEYHNQLSQKETVFHISSPVTGTVLALNEVDDPVFAQGTMGEGVAVEPTDNKVYAPFDGTVATVLPSKHAVGIISDDGVEVLVHIGLDTVALKGKPFTSHVTKGQRVEEGDLLVEFDAQLITQAGYSLTTPVIITNTKKFADVIIHPSTRTTHGNELMAVEAKSSNQTHAEGAK
- a CDS encoding PTS transporter subunit EIIB, coding for MTASVRDYPKLAHDIITLVGGPSNITGIARCATRLRLVLKSTPEDAHTKIENLPGVITTVEKGGQFQIVIGNRVGEVYEAAIDQLGIDPNEQQIDDEDNKPTLMNRIIAMMSAVFAPFIYVLAAAGLIQGALILITAAWPEFGETGTYEIFSLMSWAPFTFLPILIAITASQFFKTNTFISVAAVGALVAPEMADIASRVAEGEHISLFGFGLSETTYTSTVLPPLFVV